Proteins from a genomic interval of Nostoc sp. TCL240-02:
- a CDS encoding 2OG-Fe dioxygenase family protein, with protein MQKLETGTELEYAFLFTLRKVNSINPEGFKPFFINMPIDPYIKGNYRSRRLSRFTVSGNRLIKLPHGYLFQSKEYNPLVGDIKREFAELDDGLIELDIFTNLVLAFSDSCKLHPEAEIGVHQIRTICSLDNLGNPAPEGIHQDGTDFIGIFSVDRDNIQGGETQLYAAKKENPVFSKVLNPGELLLVNDHDFFHFTTPIKPQYDAQGSRDVFVLTSPSLLSE; from the coding sequence ATGCAAAAATTGGAGACAGGAACGGAATTAGAATATGCTTTTCTGTTTACTCTAAGAAAAGTAAATTCAATCAATCCAGAAGGTTTCAAACCATTTTTTATTAATATGCCTATTGATCCTTACATCAAAGGCAACTATCGTTCCAGAAGATTATCTCGGTTCACAGTTTCTGGAAATCGGTTAATCAAATTACCTCATGGCTATCTCTTTCAAAGTAAAGAGTATAATCCATTAGTGGGTGATATAAAAAGAGAGTTCGCAGAATTAGATGATGGACTCATAGAACTTGATATTTTTACAAATCTAGTCTTAGCATTTAGTGATTCTTGTAAACTTCATCCTGAAGCTGAAATTGGGGTTCATCAAATTAGAACTATTTGTTCGTTAGATAATTTGGGTAATCCAGCACCTGAAGGTATCCATCAAGATGGTACTGATTTTATTGGCATATTTTCAGTAGATAGAGATAATATTCAAGGTGGAGAAACACAGTTATATGCTGCCAAAAAAGAAAATCCTGTATTTAGCAAAGTTCTAAATCCGGGAGAACTTTTATTAGTTAACGATCATGATTTTTTCCACTTCACCACTCCCATAAAACCACAATATGACGCTCAAGGAAGTAGGGATGTTTTTGTACTAACTTCTCCTAGCTTGCTTTCGGAATAA
- the sfsA gene encoding DNA/RNA nuclease SfsA has product MMDWLYRYPPLYPGILLKRYKRFFADVQLTSGEIVTAHCPNTGPMTGVSTPESAVQLSKSDNLNRKLAYTLELIQVHDNEPTWVGINTFLPNRVVKLALAKYLFPELGEYSQIKGEVVYGLDKKSRVDFFLTGSDEERPIYLEVKNTTLSEGRLALFPDTETTRGQKHLRELMALLPLTRAVMLYFINRGDCIEFSPGDRTDPVYGKLLRDAIALGLEVLPCRFDISPEGIRYLGLAKLKI; this is encoded by the coding sequence ATGATGGATTGGCTTTACCGTTACCCGCCTTTGTATCCGGGTATTTTACTTAAGCGTTACAAGCGGTTTTTTGCTGACGTTCAACTTACTTCTGGCGAAATAGTCACAGCACACTGTCCTAATACAGGGCCAATGACTGGTGTATCAACTCCCGAAAGTGCTGTACAGCTTTCCAAAAGTGATAATCTTAACCGCAAATTGGCTTACACTTTAGAACTAATTCAAGTACATGACAATGAGCCAACTTGGGTAGGCATAAATACTTTTTTGCCCAATCGGGTGGTAAAATTAGCTTTGGCAAAATATCTTTTCCCAGAATTGGGTGAGTATAGTCAAATCAAGGGCGAAGTGGTTTATGGGCTAGATAAAAAAAGTCGAGTGGATTTTTTCTTGACGGGGAGTGATGAGGAACGCCCGATTTATTTAGAAGTGAAAAATACAACTTTGTCTGAGGGAAGATTAGCTTTATTTCCCGACACAGAAACTACAAGAGGACAAAAGCACTTGCGAGAACTAATGGCGTTGCTACCTCTAACTCGTGCGGTGATGCTTTACTTTATCAATCGCGGTGATTGTATAGAGTTTTCCCCTGGCGATCGCACAGATCCTGTCTATGGTAAATTATTAAGGGATGCGATCGCTCTTGGTTTAGAAGTCTTACCTTGCCGTTTTGATATTTCCCCCGAAGGTATCCGTTATTTGGGTTTGGCAAAACTAAAAATTTGA
- a CDS encoding fasciclin domain-containing protein produces the protein MANIIDTATNNGSFKTLVAAIQAAGLVDTLKGDGPFTVFAPTDEAFNKLPAGTVDALLKDIPKLKKILTYHVVSGKVLAADVAKLKTAKTVEGSDVKIDASNGVKINDAKVATADVAADNGVIHVIDTVLIPA, from the coding sequence ATGGCCAACATAATTGACACTGCCACTAACAATGGTTCTTTCAAGACACTAGTTGCAGCAATCCAAGCGGCTGGTCTGGTAGATACACTGAAAGGTGATGGCCCATTCACCGTCTTCGCACCCACTGATGAAGCATTTAACAAGCTTCCAGCAGGTACAGTAGACGCATTACTGAAAGATATTCCAAAGCTAAAGAAAATCTTGACCTATCATGTTGTCTCAGGTAAAGTACTGGCTGCTGATGTAGCTAAACTGAAGACAGCTAAAACAGTTGAAGGTTCAGATGTAAAAATTGACGCTTCTAATGGCGTTAAAATTAATGATGCAAAAGTTGCAACAGCAGATGTTGCTGCTGATAACGGTGTCATCCACGTAATTGACACAGTTTTGATTCCTGCATAA
- the modA gene encoding molybdate ABC transporter substrate-binding protein produces the protein MNRRRLIAWIATAVTSMMLVIGSQFINLSPANSATTLRVFAAVSLTNALNDIKTQYQSANPSVSIVYTFGASGTLLSQIQAGAAADIFISAATDQIDVLQNATPSKLVAGSRKNIVKNRLVLIAPTTPPVSAGSAALTSFNGLTNTNITGIAIGDYTGTPPVVPAGNYAKQVLTSRGIFTTVSPKTYLASNVRNVLTAVENKTLVVGGVNKTIDAGAVYKTDAAISTKVRVVETALTTESDPIVYPLGILANTTVLSTAQSFSTYLSGTTAQNIFKNTYGFILP, from the coding sequence ATGAACAGAAGAAGACTTATCGCTTGGATTGCTACAGCAGTTACCAGCATGATGCTGGTAATAGGCTCCCAGTTTATCAATTTATCACCAGCAAACTCTGCAACTACCCTTAGAGTGTTTGCGGCTGTCAGCTTGACAAACGCACTTAATGATATAAAGACTCAGTACCAAAGCGCTAACCCAAGTGTCAGCATTGTTTATACTTTTGGTGCTTCTGGCACCTTACTTAGCCAAATACAAGCAGGAGCAGCAGCAGATATTTTCATTTCTGCGGCCACTGATCAAATAGATGTCTTGCAAAATGCAACTCCCAGTAAATTAGTTGCAGGTAGCCGTAAGAACATTGTTAAAAACCGTCTAGTTTTGATTGCTCCTACGACACCTCCTGTTAGTGCTGGTAGTGCTGCTCTAACTAGCTTCAATGGTTTGACCAACACCAACATTACTGGTATTGCCATAGGTGATTACACAGGTACTCCGCCAGTTGTACCAGCAGGAAATTATGCCAAACAAGTTCTTACTAGCCGAGGTATTTTCACTACTGTTAGTCCTAAAACATACCTCGCTAGCAATGTGCGTAATGTCTTAACTGCTGTTGAAAATAAAACTCTTGTAGTTGGAGGCGTAAATAAAACTATCGATGCAGGTGCCGTTTACAAAACTGATGCTGCAATTTCTACCAAGGTAAGAGTCGTAGAAACGGCCCTAACAACAGAGAGCGATCCAATTGTCTATCCACTGGGGATACTGGCCAACACTACAGTTTTATCGACAGCACAGAGTTTTTCTACCTACTTAAGTGGTACTACTGCCCAGAATATTTTCAAAAATACTTACGGGTTTATCTTGCCTTAA
- a CDS encoding DUF642 domain-containing protein, giving the protein MTTALLHTAVITNTYKSAAQAEGAELITNGGFENDGLVDPNNPNATNPNLTGWVKTGDPIDTSGTRIDNFSNTGNQGLSLGGFSAISYISQTIPTVVDQYYKLTYYFASTEEAPDLKNKFKVFVGGKKVCKKKDTSYQPYTQYTFYFKAKATSTEIKFGSRAKYAFLYLDDVSVKSTDQQGENSQCDQIDDGDE; this is encoded by the coding sequence TTGACCACTGCTCTCCTTCATACTGCTGTGATTACCAATACTTATAAGTCAGCAGCACAAGCAGAAGGAGCAGAACTGATTACCAACGGGGGATTTGAAAATGACGGACTTGTAGATCCTAATAATCCCAACGCTACAAATCCTAATCTTACAGGATGGGTTAAAACTGGCGATCCGATAGATACATCAGGTACTAGAATTGACAATTTTTCTAACACTGGTAATCAAGGTTTATCGCTTGGTGGATTTTCAGCCATTAGCTACATATCACAGACTATCCCTACAGTTGTCGATCAATACTACAAACTTACTTACTATTTCGCATCTACAGAGGAGGCACCTGACCTAAAGAATAAATTTAAGGTTTTTGTAGGTGGAAAGAAAGTTTGTAAGAAAAAGGATACTTCTTACCAACCTTACACACAATACACGTTTTATTTTAAAGCTAAAGCAACATCCACCGAGATCAAGTTTGGTTCCAGAGCCAAGTATGCATTTTTATATTTGGATGATGTGAGTGTCAAATCTACAGATCAACAAGGGGAAAACTCTCAGTGCGATCAGATAGATGATGGGGATGAATAA
- a CDS encoding PEP-CTERM sorting domain-containing protein: protein MKLTKKLSIIVFSFTTTLISTAVITNTSNTAAQAAELVRNGSFELDPLVDPNNPNITNPNVTDWIKSGDPIDTSGIRINNFPQYESGNQGLSIGSFVNPAYISQNLATTIGSNYNLSFFLGTDEDSSQVDNIFQAFVDGNKVFDKINTINVAGSPFTQYDLNFLATKSSTELKLGGRASYGFLYLDNVSVEPLAVPEPSSIGGIAIAGLLGIWLNKKKTISLKE, encoded by the coding sequence ATGAAGTTAACTAAAAAACTCTCAATTATTGTTTTTAGTTTTACCACTACCTTAATTAGCACTGCTGTGATTACCAATACTTCTAATACAGCAGCACAAGCGGCGGAACTTGTTAGAAATGGAAGCTTTGAACTTGATCCTCTCGTAGATCCTAACAATCCCAACATTACAAATCCTAATGTTACAGACTGGATTAAATCTGGCGATCCGATCGATACATCAGGGATTAGAATTAACAATTTTCCTCAGTATGAGAGTGGTAATCAAGGTTTATCAATTGGTTCGTTTGTAAATCCTGCTTACATATCCCAAAATTTAGCTACGACTATCGGTAGTAACTATAATCTCAGTTTCTTTTTAGGAACAGACGAAGATAGCAGTCAAGTTGATAATATATTTCAGGCATTTGTCGATGGAAATAAAGTCTTTGATAAAATAAATACTATAAATGTTGCTGGATCTCCTTTCACACAATATGACTTGAATTTTTTAGCAACAAAATCATCTACAGAGTTAAAGTTGGGTGGTAGAGCTAGCTATGGTTTTTTATACTTGGATAATGTGAGTGTAGAACCTCTGGCTGTACCTGAGCCATCAAGTATTGGAGGAATAGCAATTGCTGGCTTGTTGGGAATATGGCTGAATAAAAAGAAGACTATTAGCTTGAAAGAATAG
- a CDS encoding thioredoxin family protein, with amino-acid sequence MALTASTMLPLGTKAPNFNLPEVVSGKATSLSTFADKKALLVMFICRHCPFVKHIQQELVQLGKDYFTSDLAIVAISANDAKNYPDDVPESLQAFATEQGFNFTLCYDESQETAKAYTAACTPDFFVFDEQRKLVYRGQLDDSRPSNGKPVTGADLRAAIEAVLAGKPVTSDQKPSVGCNIKWKPGNQPSYFG; translated from the coding sequence ATGGCTTTAACTGCTTCAACGATGTTGCCACTGGGCACAAAAGCACCAAATTTTAATCTACCTGAAGTGGTATCTGGAAAGGCAACTTCACTTTCTACCTTTGCAGATAAAAAAGCGCTGTTGGTGATGTTTATTTGTCGGCATTGCCCATTTGTAAAGCACATCCAACAAGAATTAGTGCAGTTAGGAAAAGATTATTTTACAAGTGATTTAGCGATCGTTGCCATCAGTGCTAACGATGCTAAGAATTACCCAGATGATGTGCCAGAGTCGTTACAAGCATTTGCCACAGAACAAGGGTTTAATTTTACCTTATGCTACGACGAGAGTCAGGAGACGGCAAAAGCTTACACAGCAGCTTGTACACCTGATTTTTTTGTATTTGACGAGCAACGCAAACTTGTTTATCGGGGACAATTAGATGATAGCCGTCCTAGTAATGGTAAACCTGTAACAGGCGCAGATTTACGCGCAGCCATTGAAGCAGTGCTGGCAGGCAAACCTGTTACAAGCGACCAAAAGCCGAGTGTTGGTTGCAATATTAAATGGAAACCTGGAAACCAACCCAGTTATTTTGGTTGA
- a CDS encoding chlorophyll a/b-binding protein has protein sequence MRTSTAIIDDQGKLNNFAIEPKVYIDEQGDRTGFTPYAEMLNGRLAMIGFVSLIALEVFTGHGIVGVLANL, from the coding sequence ATGCGTACAAGCACTGCTATAATTGATGACCAAGGCAAACTGAACAACTTTGCGATCGAGCCAAAAGTTTATATAGATGAGCAAGGCGATCGCACTGGTTTCACTCCTTATGCAGAAATGCTCAACGGTCGTTTAGCAATGATTGGTTTTGTTTCTCTGATAGCATTAGAAGTATTCACTGGACACGGTATTGTTGGTGTTTTGGCAAATCTGTAA
- the thyX gene encoding FAD-dependent thymidylate synthase, with translation MHRFRVEVIAKTPNPQQVIYAAMHQDYTDGFVFDERDSWPSESQSGEVIVKRLLAGERGHYGPLEHPQIVFNCGYFPHSVMQQARTHRVGVSFDVQSFRYTGNQFIDVLEGKKDIEDVFYLRPVGYYTDRQGKKYHYSPEQRAADLEWCLEAAKRYQADFEAGMSEEHARGKVPFDYRQHFVVSFNLRSFLHFCDLRNKKDAQLEIQKLCEMMWPHFEDWAPAIAQWYEKQRLGKARLAP, from the coding sequence ATGCATCGATTTCGAGTAGAGGTTATTGCCAAAACGCCAAACCCGCAGCAGGTGATTTATGCCGCGATGCACCAGGACTATACCGATGGGTTCGTGTTTGATGAGCGCGACTCCTGGCCGTCGGAGTCACAAAGCGGTGAAGTTATTGTTAAGCGACTTTTAGCAGGTGAGAGGGGACACTATGGCCCTCTAGAGCATCCTCAGATTGTTTTCAACTGTGGTTACTTTCCCCACAGTGTTATGCAGCAGGCTCGTACTCATCGTGTTGGAGTATCATTTGATGTTCAGTCTTTTAGATACACAGGCAACCAATTTATTGATGTACTAGAAGGCAAGAAAGATATAGAAGATGTTTTTTACCTACGCCCTGTTGGTTATTACACTGATAGACAAGGCAAAAAATACCATTATTCACCAGAGCAACGAGCAGCAGATTTAGAGTGGTGTCTGGAAGCAGCTAAACGATATCAAGCTGATTTTGAGGCTGGAATGTCTGAAGAACACGCAAGAGGTAAAGTGCCTTTTGATTATCGCCAGCATTTTGTAGTTAGTTTCAATTTAAGGTCTTTCTTGCATTTTTGTGACCTAAGAAATAAGAAAGATGCTCAACTTGAAATTCAAAAGTTGTGTGAAATGATGTGGCCTCATTTTGAAGATTGGGCACCTGCGATCGCACAATGGTACGAAAAACAGCGTCTGGGCAAAGCCAGACTTGCACCATAA
- a CDS encoding thymidylate synthase, giving the protein MTATGKATQFEYKALHKPNQLIYGLGQTAVITGWTVKQAIAKHLQPEDYAVIGQLYSPTRGINLLIRNLLFNPHVRFLVVLNATREDNNAGACQCLLDFFRNGFEEGVCDTGLRCWIIRSPIPGYIDLEVEASDLEHLRHSVDCKEAKSIVEAVSLVKSYDQLEELSPWGSRLEFPMSIVEPSVLPGPRYGHRIEGKTIAETWVKIIHRIKTTGTIRPTGYDGQWQELIDLMAIVTDEPPKFYFPEPNYLPVDPPFLEEYTSQILDDAPYREGLKYTYGQRLRSWFKDDQIDQVIKKLIGEIDAASAVMNLWDVKDHEKGGSPCLNHIWLRVVDNELSLTATFRSNDMFAAWPANAMGLRALQQHIRDEIAQRSEYDLKMGPLITISQSAHIYDDTWDNAERLIANQYAAIFNQRSYYDPSGNFLIEVDGKEIFVTHTTPGSGEVIKSYRGKKPLSLLREICATSPAIQPEHTGYLGIELQKASNCIKSGKAYIQDQ; this is encoded by the coding sequence ATGACAGCAACGGGTAAGGCAACCCAATTCGAGTACAAAGCACTGCACAAGCCCAACCAGCTTATTTATGGTCTAGGTCAGACGGCAGTGATTACAGGATGGACAGTAAAGCAGGCGATCGCTAAACACTTGCAACCCGAAGATTATGCTGTAATTGGGCAACTATACTCGCCCACAAGAGGGATAAACTTACTGATTCGCAATTTGCTATTTAATCCCCACGTCCGCTTTTTGGTTGTTCTCAATGCCACAAGGGAAGATAATAACGCGGGTGCGTGTCAGTGCTTGCTGGACTTTTTCCGTAATGGTTTTGAAGAAGGTGTTTGTGATACTGGGTTGCGTTGCTGGATAATTCGCTCCCCTATCCCTGGATATATTGATCTTGAAGTGGAAGCTAGTGATTTAGAACACTTGCGGCATTCTGTAGATTGCAAAGAAGCCAAATCAATTGTTGAGGCAGTTAGTCTAGTTAAATCTTATGACCAATTAGAGGAACTTTCTCCTTGGGGTTCGCGGTTAGAATTTCCCATGTCTATTGTTGAACCAAGTGTTTTACCAGGGCCACGCTACGGACATCGAATAGAAGGTAAGACTATAGCCGAAACTTGGGTAAAAATCATTCATCGGATTAAGACAACAGGAACAATTAGACCAACTGGCTATGATGGGCAATGGCAAGAATTAATTGATTTAATGGCAATTGTTACTGATGAGCCTCCTAAATTCTACTTTCCTGAGCCTAATTATTTGCCAGTTGACCCTCCTTTTCTTGAAGAATATACTTCACAGATTTTAGATGATGCACCCTATCGAGAAGGGTTGAAATATACGTATGGTCAACGTTTGCGTTCCTGGTTTAAGGATGATCAAATTGACCAGGTAATTAAGAAGTTAATTGGAGAAATTGATGCTGCTAGTGCAGTTATGAATTTATGGGATGTAAAAGACCATGAAAAAGGTGGTAGCCCTTGTCTAAATCATATTTGGTTGAGAGTGGTTGATAATGAATTATCCCTAACTGCAACTTTTAGAAGTAATGATATGTTTGCCGCCTGGCCTGCAAATGCAATGGGATTGAGGGCTTTGCAACAACATATTAGGGATGAAATTGCTCAACGTTCTGAGTATGACTTGAAAATGGGGCCACTCATAACTATTAGTCAGTCTGCTCATATATATGATGATACTTGGGACAATGCAGAGAGGCTAATTGCAAATCAATACGCTGCAATTTTTAATCAGCGTAGCTATTATGACCCCTCCGGCAATTTCCTAATTGAGGTTGATGGCAAAGAGATATTCGTTACCCACACAACTCCTGGTAGTGGTGAGGTGATTAAGTCTTATCGTGGTAAAAAGCCCCTTAGCTTATTAAGAGAGATTTGTGCTACCTCTCCAGCAATTCAGCCTGAACATACTGGTTATTTAGGTATCGAACTGCAAAAGGCTAGTAACTGTATTAAAAGTGGCAAGGCTTATATTCAGGATCAGTAA
- a CDS encoding nucleoside 2-deoxyribosyltransferase — protein MSNIYISGALTDVINPVECKALYEKIGLLCEEIGLQAYVPHKQTDPVNNPDISPREVFDQDKYQVSNSDLVIAYLGSLSFGVGMELAFAETNNIPIILLYETGKKISRFPRGIPTVIAEIQFHDHEDALNQLKKVLAKWNPEHPQFPLSARQ, from the coding sequence ATGTCCAATATATATATCTCTGGTGCATTAACTGATGTAATAAATCCGGTAGAATGCAAAGCACTTTATGAGAAAATTGGCTTACTTTGCGAAGAAATTGGTCTTCAAGCCTATGTTCCACACAAACAAACTGATCCCGTAAATAATCCCGATATTAGTCCTCGTGAAGTTTTCGACCAAGATAAGTATCAGGTAAGCAATTCAGACTTAGTTATTGCTTACCTTGGCTCATTATCCTTTGGTGTTGGAATGGAATTAGCTTTTGCAGAGACAAACAATATTCCTATTATTCTTCTATACGAAACAGGTAAAAAAATATCAAGATTTCCACGCGGTATTCCCACTGTGATTGCGGAAATACAGTTTCACGATCATGAAGATGCTTTGAATCAGCTTAAAAAAGTTTTGGCGAAGTGGAACCCAGAGCATCCACAATTTCCGTTGTCAGCAAGGCAGTAG
- a CDS encoding dCMP deaminase family protein: MQDISQIDERHQRPTWDEYFLMLAKLAATRSTCLAFPVGAVIVKNKQVVATGYNGSPSDSAHCTAQGYCYPGLSSCDASRTLPSRAVHAEANAIAQAAKHGTSTDGASIYVTLEPCLSCLKLIISAGIKEVFYETSFNSGEKVLVRDSFVNEGLVAFKQIQLSEVTAQQAAQFLLNPTSVARTVRCVQEL; this comes from the coding sequence ATGCAAGATATTTCCCAAATCGACGAACGCCATCAAAGACCAACATGGGATGAATACTTTCTGATGTTGGCTAAACTTGCAGCAACTCGTTCAACGTGTTTAGCCTTTCCCGTGGGTGCTGTGATTGTGAAAAACAAGCAGGTAGTGGCAACAGGTTACAATGGCTCACCATCGGATTCGGCACATTGTACGGCTCAGGGCTACTGTTATCCAGGATTGAGTAGCTGTGATGCTAGTAGAACTTTACCATCAAGGGCTGTACACGCGGAAGCAAATGCGATCGCACAAGCAGCAAAGCATGGGACTTCTACAGATGGTGCAAGTATTTATGTCACTTTAGAACCTTGTCTGTCTTGTTTAAAGTTAATTATCTCCGCAGGAATTAAGGAAGTGTTTTATGAAACCTCTTTCAACAGTGGGGAGAAGGTCTTGGTGAGAGATTCTTTTGTCAATGAAGGCTTAGTCGCTTTTAAACAGATTCAGTTATCTGAAGTAACAGCACAACAAGCTGCTCAATTTCTCCTCAATCCGACATCTGTGGCTAGAACAGTAAGGTGTGTTCAGGAACTTTAA
- a CDS encoding P-loop NTPase family protein has translation MVAQLETQSINSTLTLPYPVEGLVQVFTTSHRNFFTSVIAQSLRIAGQGTPVLIVQFLKGGIRQGHDRPIQLGQNLDWIRCDLPRCIDTPHLDDTENQALQKLWQYTQQVVCESKYSLVVLDELSLAINFGLIPETEVLAFLAKRPPHVDIILTGPEMPKSLLDVADQITEIRRSYRP, from the coding sequence ATGGTTGCCCAGCTAGAAACTCAAAGCATCAATTCAACCCTTACCTTGCCATATCCAGTTGAAGGACTAGTGCAAGTTTTCACTACTTCCCATCGTAATTTTTTTACGAGCGTAATAGCTCAATCACTGAGAATAGCTGGACAAGGAACGCCAGTATTAATCGTGCAGTTCCTCAAAGGAGGTATTCGTCAAGGACACGATCGACCCATACAATTAGGACAAAATTTAGATTGGATTCGCTGTGATTTGCCTCGTTGTATCGATACACCACATTTAGATGATACGGAAAATCAAGCCTTACAAAAACTGTGGCAATATACACAACAAGTAGTGTGTGAAAGCAAGTATTCTCTCGTGGTCTTAGATGAGTTAAGTTTAGCGATTAACTTTGGTTTAATTCCTGAAACGGAAGTTTTAGCGTTTCTGGCAAAACGCCCTCCTCACGTCGATATCATTCTCACAGGGCCAGAAATGCCCAAATCTCTCCTGGATGTAGCAGATCAAATTACAGAAATCCGTCGGAGTTATCGGCCTTAA
- a CDS encoding nucleoside monophosphate kinase → MRLVILGGSGSGKSTQAQRLGRYFDIPLISTGEILREAISGSQPLPEFRWSEADPRTSLSVYASLNELGYHALPYIQKGELVPDEMIVDLIRVRLRQPDINCDWVLEGYPRTAFQAEELDFLLDDLGQKLDWAIYLQVPEAVMVSRSLGRSLPDDQPEIVQRRVELFYDRTIPILEYYDRRRCLLTINGDQSPEMVQQNILTLLSVP, encoded by the coding sequence GTGAGATTGGTGATTCTGGGAGGTTCAGGATCGGGGAAAAGCACTCAAGCGCAAAGGCTTGGCAGATACTTTGATATTCCTCTGATTTCTACAGGTGAGATTTTACGGGAAGCAATATCTGGCTCTCAGCCCCTGCCGGAATTTCGATGGTCGGAAGCCGATCCCCGGACTTCTCTTTCGGTTTACGCTAGTCTAAATGAACTAGGTTATCATGCACTGCCCTACATACAAAAAGGGGAGTTAGTTCCAGACGAAATGATCGTTGATTTGATCAGAGTTCGCCTCAGACAACCAGATATTAACTGCGATTGGGTGTTAGAGGGTTATCCTCGTACTGCCTTCCAAGCTGAGGAATTAGATTTTTTATTGGATGATTTAGGGCAAAAGCTAGATTGGGCAATTTATCTCCAAGTTCCAGAAGCAGTGATGGTTAGTCGATCCTTAGGGCGATCGCTACCAGATGACCAACCCGAAATCGTGCAGCGCCGTGTAGAATTATTCTACGATCGCACCATTCCAATCCTAGAATATTACGACCGTCGTCGCTGCCTATTGACCATCAACGGCGACCAATCACCAGAAATGGTGCAGCAAAATATTTTGACTCTACTTTCAGTTCCTTAG
- the rph gene encoding ribonuclease PH — MAWQRPDGRLPYELRPISFYPSFTHFAPGSVLARCGDTQVLCTVSVNKGVPKFLEGTGKGWLTAEYRMLPSATQKRQERELLKLSGRTQEIQRLIGRSLRAAVDFEALGERTLTVDADVLQADAGTRTTAITGSFVALAHAISKLLQEGVLERSPLCGQVAAVSVGLLEGEPFLDLNYIEDVAATVDFNVVMNQHLGIIEVQGTAEEGSFSRTQLDQLLDVAQKGIQELLIAQREAIADWEALVVIN; from the coding sequence ATGGCTTGGCAGCGTCCAGACGGCCGTCTTCCTTACGAACTACGCCCGATCAGCTTTTACCCCAGTTTCACCCACTTTGCCCCCGGTTCTGTTCTAGCAAGATGCGGTGATACTCAGGTACTTTGTACTGTTAGCGTTAATAAGGGAGTCCCGAAGTTTCTCGAAGGAACTGGTAAAGGCTGGTTAACTGCTGAGTACCGAATGTTACCATCTGCCACTCAAAAACGCCAAGAAAGGGAACTATTGAAATTATCTGGACGGACGCAAGAAATTCAACGTTTAATTGGGCGCAGCTTACGTGCAGCAGTGGATTTTGAGGCACTAGGAGAACGCACGCTAACTGTAGATGCTGATGTCTTGCAAGCAGATGCTGGAACTAGAACAACAGCGATTACAGGCTCCTTTGTGGCGTTGGCTCATGCGATTTCTAAATTGTTGCAGGAAGGCGTGTTAGAGCGATCGCCTCTGTGTGGACAGGTAGCAGCAGTTTCCGTAGGATTACTGGAGGGAGAGCCATTTTTGGATCTTAATTACATCGAAGATGTGGCTGCAACAGTAGACTTTAACGTGGTGATGAATCAACACCTCGGCATCATTGAAGTTCAAGGAACAGCCGAAGAAGGGAGCTTTAGCCGCACTCAGTTGGATCAACTCCTAGATGTCGCTCAAAAAGGAATTCAGGAATTGTTAATCGCCCAACGCGAAGCGATCGCTGATTGGGAAGCATTGGTTGTGATTAATTAG